From the Mycobacterium sp. 155 genome, the window TGCTCGGAAACCCCTGCGATCCATCGGTTTCCGGGGTCGATGGCCAAACGGGTGCAGGCGCTGGCCCAAGCCATCGTCGATGAGTACGACGGCGATGCGACCATGCTGTGGACCGCGGGCGATCCGGACGGCAAAGAAGTGCTGCGTCGGCTCAAGCGTCTACCCGGTTTCGGTGACCAGAAGGCGCGGATTTTCTTGGCGCTACTGGGCAAGCAGTACGGCGTGACGCCGAACGGCTGGCGCGCCGCGGCAGGCGATTACGGAAAGGCCGGTACCCACATGTCGGTGGCCGACGTGGTCGATGCGGGGTCGCTGCAGAAGGTGCGCACGTACAAGAAGCAGATGAAGGCAGCAGCGAAGGCAGCCAACGCCTGACTCTGCGTGCAGTCCTTCTTTCGAGGGCTGAACATGCGATCTGCACGCAGTCTCGGTGTACTGGAAGTTCAGTCGAACGCCGAAAATGGTGCGCCGTCGAAGCGTTCGCGGGTGGCGATCTCGGTGACCGGCCTGCGGGTGAGCTTGGTGTACTGACGCACCGGCTTGCCGAGCGGCACCACCGCGGCGATCGCGAACTGTTCCGGTATGCCCAGCAACGCCTTCACCCGTCTTTCCTCGGGCACCACCATGGTCGTCAGCACGCCGCCGTAGCCCTCGTTTCGTGCGGCCAACAGGATGTTCCACACGAACGGGTACACCGATGCCCCGGCCACCACGCCGATTCGGTCGAGGTCTTGATCCAGCGCGGCCACCACACCGAGGTCGACACAGACCACCAGCACCACCGATGCTTCGAGCAACGGGG encodes:
- a CDS encoding HhH-GPD-type base excision DNA repair protein; amino-acid sequence: MAKLQLVQDPAADALLEDNPFALLVGMLLDQQIPMETAFAGPKKIADRIGGVDAVQIAEYDPEAFVALCSETPAIHRFPGSMAKRVQALAQAIVDEYDGDATMLWTAGDPDGKEVLRRLKRLPGFGDQKARIFLALLGKQYGVTPNGWRAAAGDYGKAGTHMSVADVVDAGSLQKVRTYKKQMKAAAKAANA
- a CDS encoding nitroreductase family protein: MEIYDVMRTTGATRQFTADPMPDDVLERILDNARFAPSGGNRQGTRVVVIRDRKTREALADLSVTGARRYLAQQRNGENPWNPLYSPGVTDAEIAAVEVPPATPLLEASVVLVVCVDLGVVAALDQDLDRIGVVAGASVYPFVWNILLAARNEGYGGVLTTMVVPEERRVKALLGIPEQFAIAAVVPLGKPVRQYTKLTRRPVTEIATRERFDGAPFSAFD